A window of the Isosphaera pallida ATCC 43644 genome harbors these coding sequences:
- a CDS encoding DUF1559 domain-containing protein yields the protein MRSSRRRPGFTLIELLVVISIIAVLIGLLLPAVQSARESARRAQCQNNLKQIGLALLNYESTYQVFPMGASAQPSASFTPAYQPQFGFSALVAMLPQLEQQALFNQINPSFSWDVSANVALRTTFQSTFICPSDPNGIRSVRSFAGQTFDAPNNYFACIGTTTGFFPQLPLPPNPLQLPNYLTTGVFTAYRSYGTKQIRDGNSQTIAFSEALIGNEGAVRDEASSTFIPDDTTLHQLSSFQANGADFYTPVVNTALTNCNAAFNGGSFTNLRGFSWAVGSLYATCFNTISTPNDTKYPFNGCAFGDTGALGIMGASSAHPGGINATFCDGSVRFITNGVNRRVWQALGTRNGKEVVSADEY from the coding sequence ATGCGGTCTTCCCGCCGTCGCCCGGGGTTCACCCTAATCGAACTCCTGGTGGTTATTTCGATCATTGCCGTGTTAATCGGCCTGTTGTTGCCCGCCGTGCAGTCGGCCCGCGAGTCGGCCCGTCGCGCTCAGTGTCAGAACAACCTCAAGCAAATCGGACTGGCGCTTTTGAATTATGAATCCACCTATCAGGTCTTCCCGATGGGTGCCTCAGCCCAACCGAGCGCTTCCTTCACCCCGGCCTATCAGCCACAGTTTGGCTTCAGCGCCTTGGTAGCGATGCTACCACAACTGGAACAACAAGCATTGTTCAACCAGATCAACCCCTCCTTTTCTTGGGATGTTTCAGCCAACGTGGCGCTACGCACCACGTTCCAATCCACGTTCATCTGTCCTTCCGACCCCAACGGGATTCGCAGCGTGCGTTCCTTCGCCGGTCAGACCTTCGACGCGCCTAACAACTACTTCGCCTGCATCGGCACCACCACCGGGTTCTTCCCCCAACTGCCTCTGCCACCCAATCCGCTCCAGCTGCCCAACTACCTAACCACCGGCGTCTTCACCGCCTACCGCTCCTACGGCACCAAGCAGATCCGCGACGGCAATTCCCAGACCATCGCCTTCTCCGAAGCCCTCATCGGCAACGAAGGCGCAGTCCGCGACGAAGCCAGTTCCACCTTCATCCCCGACGACACCACGCTTCACCAGCTCTCCAGCTTCCAGGCCAACGGAGCCGATTTCTACACCCCGGTGGTCAACACCGCGCTAACCAACTGCAACGCGGCCTTCAACGGCGGCAGCTTCACCAACCTCCGTGGCTTCTCCTGGGCCGTTGGCTCGCTCTACGCCACCTGCTTCAACACCATCAGCACCCCCAACGACACCAAATATCCCTTCAACGGTTGCGCCTTCGGCGACACCGGGGCGCTTGGCATCATGGGGGCCTCCAGCGCTCACCCGGGCGGCATCAACGCCACCTTCTGTGACGGCTCGGTTCGCTTCATCACTAACGGCGTCAATCGCCGCGTCTGGCAAGCGCTGGGCACCCGCAACGGCAAGGAAGTCGTCAGCGCTGACGAATATTGA
- a CDS encoding sigma-54-dependent transcriptional regulator, producing the protein MSESNPRPVHIRSDSTPRAGTRVLIVDDEEVIARTLQEFLKEEGYDVRTACDGPTALETARWFEPDLALCDVQLPGLDGLDLLDRLLAINPRLLVVMITAYATVENAVAAFQRGAHDYLMKPILFDELLAKLDRLTELRRLSLENQTLRRWLHGPSDPEGLVGSTPAMRRVKTLIHKIAPTRSHVLILGESGTGKELVARALHDLGTDPDAAFLAINCAAIPHDLLENQLFGHVKGAFTGADRDHVGLFAAAGSGTVFLDEIGEMPIATQAKLLRAIETREVLPIGANRAQRFEARVVAATNKVLAREVAEGRFREDLYYRLNVLTIELPPLRDRREDIPDLVASLIRRHAAKLGKRPPTVDPAALDLLTRAVWKGNVRELDNALERAMILSDEPILTRDDFPGVVADAPLVARRDNASPDCDSDMPEDLREAVAHFERGHIRKVLERCGGDKKEAARRLGLGLSSLYRKLEEAVQTSTRSE; encoded by the coding sequence ATGTCCGAATCGAACCCACGACCTGTTCACATTCGATCCGACTCGACCCCACGCGCGGGAACCCGCGTGTTGATTGTGGACGACGAGGAAGTCATCGCCCGCACCTTGCAAGAGTTCCTCAAAGAGGAAGGCTACGACGTTCGTACTGCCTGCGACGGTCCCACCGCGTTAGAGACCGCCCGATGGTTCGAACCCGATTTAGCGCTTTGCGATGTCCAACTCCCCGGACTCGACGGCCTAGATTTGCTCGACCGCCTACTTGCCATCAACCCGAGGCTTCTCGTGGTGATGATCACCGCCTACGCCACCGTCGAGAATGCCGTGGCCGCTTTCCAACGCGGGGCGCATGATTATTTGATGAAGCCGATCCTGTTCGATGAACTCCTCGCCAAACTCGATCGCCTAACCGAACTGCGTCGTCTGTCGCTCGAAAATCAAACCCTCCGCCGCTGGCTTCATGGTCCCTCCGACCCCGAGGGATTGGTGGGGTCCACCCCGGCAATGCGTCGGGTTAAAACCCTGATCCACAAAATCGCTCCCACTCGCAGCCATGTCTTGATTCTTGGGGAAAGTGGCACCGGCAAGGAACTGGTGGCCCGCGCTCTGCATGATCTGGGGACCGACCCGGACGCTGCCTTCCTGGCGATCAACTGCGCGGCGATCCCCCACGACCTGTTGGAAAATCAACTCTTTGGTCACGTCAAAGGGGCGTTCACCGGGGCCGACCGCGACCACGTTGGCCTGTTCGCCGCGGCCGGGTCGGGCACCGTCTTCCTCGACGAGATCGGCGAGATGCCGATTGCGACCCAGGCCAAACTGCTTCGCGCTATCGAGACCCGGGAAGTTTTGCCCATCGGAGCGAACCGCGCCCAACGGTTCGAGGCCCGCGTGGTCGCCGCCACGAACAAGGTCCTGGCGCGGGAGGTGGCCGAGGGCCGATTCCGCGAAGACCTTTACTATCGCTTGAATGTGTTGACCATTGAACTTCCACCGCTACGCGACCGACGTGAGGACATCCCTGACTTGGTCGCCTCCTTGATTCGGCGTCACGCCGCCAAGCTGGGCAAACGCCCGCCGACGGTCGATCCCGCCGCCCTCGATCTGCTGACCCGCGCTGTCTGGAAGGGAAACGTCCGCGAGTTGGACAACGCCCTCGAGCGAGCCATGATCCTCTCGGATGAGCCGATCCTCACACGCGACGACTTCCCCGGAGTCGTCGCCGACGCGCCCCTGGTCGCTCGACGGGACAACGCCTCCCCTGATTGCGACTCCGACATGCCCGAGGATTTGCGCGAGGCGGTCGCTCACTTCGAGCGTGGACATATTCGAAAAGTGTTGGAGCGTTGTGGCGGCGACAAAAAGGAGGCGGCCCGACGGCTTGGCCTGGGTCTCTCGTCGCTCTATCGCAAGCTGGAAGAGGCCGTCCAAACATCAACGCGATCCGAGTGA
- a CDS encoding acyclic terpene utilization AtuA family protein, whose product MNGSPPSPAEPSPHSPLRIGNGAGFWGDQIDAPVLLAQAGELDALTLEYLAELTLGILGHLRHRDPAAGFVTDFPPLLRRLVALDQAHPDRPPLRIVTNAGGLNPPSLARLSAQTLVESNRGDDLVAVVTGDDVRDHLTSWRADGLTLAHLETGQPMPEELLGRLAVANVYLGSQPIAQAWSQGAILILTGRVADASLTVGPARAHFGWRADDWDRLAGASAAGHLIECGAQATGGLWHAWDDPALDLWNVGYPIAELTEDGSAVITKPPGSGGLVTPANLAEQLVYEIDDPSAYVTPDVIADFAATRLEVDPTGPDRVRVTGTRGAPAPTMLKLACVARDGWTSSGLLAYVGPRAAAKARHAGEIVRRRLQRANALPQGFLVEVLGDLDIQPGVLSHPPGFEPWEVVLRITARDPDRAKVERFTREIAPLVLTGPPGVAGYASGRPDVKPAFAYWPSLVPCNLVTPCLDLRPARDWLA is encoded by the coding sequence ATGAATGGCTCTCCGCCTTCTCCCGCCGAACCCTCCCCGCATTCGCCGTTGCGGATTGGCAACGGCGCGGGCTTCTGGGGCGATCAAATCGACGCTCCGGTGTTACTGGCCCAAGCGGGTGAACTCGATGCGCTGACCCTGGAATACCTCGCCGAGCTCACCCTGGGCATTCTTGGTCATCTCAGGCACCGCGATCCCGCCGCCGGCTTCGTCACCGACTTCCCCCCCCTGCTCCGCCGCCTGGTCGCGCTGGACCAAGCCCACCCCGATCGTCCGCCCCTACGGATCGTAACCAACGCCGGTGGCCTCAACCCGCCTTCGCTGGCGCGATTGTCGGCCCAAACCTTGGTTGAGTCGAACCGGGGCGACGACCTGGTGGCGGTCGTGACCGGCGACGATGTGCGGGACCACCTGACCTCGTGGCGAGCCGACGGCCTGACCCTGGCTCATCTGGAGACTGGCCAACCGATGCCCGAGGAGTTGCTCGGGCGACTCGCCGTGGCCAACGTCTATCTCGGCTCCCAACCAATCGCCCAGGCGTGGAGCCAGGGGGCCATCCTAATCTTGACTGGACGGGTCGCCGACGCCTCATTGACCGTGGGACCAGCCCGCGCCCATTTTGGTTGGCGGGCCGACGACTGGGACCGTTTGGCCGGAGCCAGCGCCGCAGGCCATCTGATCGAATGCGGAGCCCAAGCCACCGGCGGCCTCTGGCACGCCTGGGACGATCCGGCGCTGGACCTTTGGAATGTCGGCTACCCGATCGCCGAACTCACCGAGGACGGCTCGGCGGTCATCACCAAACCCCCCGGCAGCGGTGGCCTCGTCACCCCCGCCAACCTTGCCGAACAACTCGTCTACGAGATTGACGACCCCTCCGCCTACGTCACCCCCGACGTGATCGCTGACTTCGCCGCGACCCGTTTGGAGGTCGATCCCACCGGACCCGATCGAGTCCGCGTCACCGGCACCCGAGGCGCTCCGGCTCCCACAATGCTCAAACTCGCCTGCGTCGCGCGGGACGGCTGGACCTCCTCGGGATTGTTGGCCTACGTCGGTCCCCGCGCTGCGGCTAAGGCGCGTCACGCCGGAGAGATCGTCCGCCGTCGTTTGCAACGGGCCAACGCGCTTCCTCAAGGGTTTTTGGTCGAGGTGCTGGGTGATCTGGACATCCAACCCGGCGTGTTGAGCCACCCCCCCGGCTTCGAGCCCTGGGAGGTCGTGTTGCGAATCACTGCACGCGACCCCGACCGCGCTAAGGTCGAGCGTTTCACCCGCGAGATCGCCCCGCTGGTGCTGACGGGGCCCCCCGGTGTGGCCGGTTACGCCTCGGGACGCCCCGACGTCAAACCGGCTTTCGCCTACTGGCCCTCGCTGGTGCCCTGCAACCTCGTCACACCCTGCCTCGACCTACGACCAGCCCGCGACTGGCTGGCTTGA
- a CDS encoding TIGR00282 family metallophosphoesterase — protein MPLLKVLFIGDVVGNPGRRIVATALPKLRRLWELDWVVCNAENACNGSGLHLRGHEELAVAGVDAFTMGDHVYRKDDIYEIFQRSKTICRPANFPNESPGPELVLVELPGGIPAAVFTLLGRTFMKPVDCPFRAADRLLERLGSAVKVILVDFHAEATSDKQLMGRYLAGRVSAVLGTHTHVPTADEQILDHHTAYLTDVGMTGPYDSILGRRYDRVLAATLSQVPHHFDVATGDPRLCGALLTIDPDSGAARSIERVRVTQDEAEAL, from the coding sequence ATGCCGTTGTTGAAGGTGTTGTTCATCGGTGACGTGGTGGGCAATCCGGGACGACGCATCGTCGCCACGGCCTTGCCCAAACTCCGCCGCCTTTGGGAACTCGATTGGGTGGTGTGTAACGCCGAGAACGCCTGCAACGGCTCGGGTCTGCACCTGCGCGGCCATGAGGAGTTGGCGGTCGCCGGGGTGGACGCCTTCACAATGGGAGACCATGTCTATCGCAAAGACGACATTTACGAAATCTTTCAGCGCTCCAAGACCATCTGCCGGCCCGCCAACTTCCCCAACGAATCCCCCGGCCCCGAACTGGTGCTGGTCGAACTCCCCGGCGGAATCCCCGCGGCCGTCTTCACCTTGCTAGGCCGGACCTTCATGAAACCGGTCGATTGCCCCTTCCGGGCCGCCGACCGCTTGCTAGAACGCCTCGGCTCGGCGGTCAAGGTCATCTTGGTCGATTTCCACGCCGAAGCCACCAGCGATAAGCAACTCATGGGCCGCTATCTGGCCGGTCGCGTCTCCGCCGTGCTGGGTACCCACACCCATGTCCCCACTGCCGACGAACAAATCCTAGACCACCACACCGCCTACCTCACCGACGTCGGCATGACCGGCCCCTACGACTCGATCCTGGGACGACGCTACGACCGCGTCCTCGCCGCCACCCTAAGCCAAGTTCCGCATCACTTCGATGTCGCCACCGGCGACCCTCGGCTCTGCGGGGCCCTGCTGACCATCGACCCCGACAGCGGAGCCGCTCGCTCAATCGAACGAGTCCGCGTCACCCAAGACGAAGCCGAGGCCCTCTAA
- the thrC gene encoding threonine synthase, whose protein sequence is MTTVLVPSVDPAHRLDGAFQRCLNLSCGATFGIEEPRFSCPVCGDLLDVTYDWDRLPVPTSLHEFEAAWSDRGNPLNFSGVWRFRRLLPFAPESAIVTIGEGQTLLQTADAVASYVGVEAGRLKLQYEGMNPSGSFKDNGMTAAFTHARMVGARRVACASTGNTSAALAVYCSATPHGFKAIIFIGSGKIAYGKLAQALDHGALTIQIVGDFDDAMARVRQVADRLGIYLMNSVNPFRLEGQKTIMYRVLEASNWEPPDWIVVPGGNLGNSSAFGKAFAELKELGLLKRLPRLAVVNAAGASTLDHLYNQAGMRWCDGEPDLRLADGYYRSLDAEGVKADTIASAIEINRPVNLKKCLRALSVCDGVVTQVSDQEILDAKAQVGSGGLGCEPASAASVAGARRLRREGIIAPSDQVVCVLTGHQLKDPNATVAYHSGDRDLFDHVLGKRGVLRAGFANRPVVVPNDLDDIIRSIALYSADAGPDSARREGEAD, encoded by the coding sequence ATGACCACGGTTTTGGTCCCTTCGGTCGATCCGGCCCATCGGCTGGACGGCGCGTTTCAGCGCTGCCTCAACTTGTCGTGCGGCGCGACCTTCGGGATTGAAGAACCGCGGTTTTCCTGTCCAGTCTGCGGCGACTTGCTGGATGTGACCTACGACTGGGACCGTCTGCCGGTACCCACCAGCCTGCACGAGTTTGAAGCGGCCTGGTCGGATCGAGGCAACCCGCTCAACTTCTCGGGGGTCTGGCGGTTCCGCCGTTTGTTGCCGTTTGCGCCCGAGTCGGCGATCGTGACCATCGGCGAGGGGCAAACCTTGCTCCAAACCGCCGACGCGGTGGCCTCCTACGTCGGGGTCGAGGCAGGTCGCCTCAAGCTGCAATACGAGGGAATGAACCCCTCGGGCAGCTTCAAGGACAACGGCATGACCGCCGCTTTCACCCACGCCCGGATGGTCGGAGCCCGGCGGGTCGCCTGCGCGAGCACCGGCAATACCTCCGCGGCCCTAGCGGTCTACTGTTCGGCCACGCCTCACGGCTTCAAGGCGATCATCTTCATCGGCTCGGGCAAAATCGCCTACGGCAAACTTGCCCAGGCACTCGATCACGGCGCGTTGACCATCCAGATCGTGGGCGACTTCGACGACGCAATGGCCCGAGTCCGCCAGGTGGCCGACCGCTTGGGCATCTACCTCATGAACTCGGTGAATCCATTTCGGCTCGAAGGTCAGAAAACGATCATGTATCGGGTTTTGGAGGCTTCAAACTGGGAGCCTCCCGACTGGATCGTGGTGCCCGGCGGCAACTTGGGCAACTCCTCGGCGTTCGGCAAGGCGTTCGCCGAGCTCAAGGAGCTGGGGTTGTTGAAGAGGCTGCCCCGGTTAGCGGTGGTCAACGCGGCTGGGGCTTCGACGCTTGATCACCTCTACAACCAGGCGGGGATGCGTTGGTGCGACGGTGAGCCGGACCTCAGGCTCGCCGACGGCTATTATCGGAGTCTGGACGCCGAGGGGGTCAAGGCCGACACCATCGCGTCGGCCATCGAGATCAATCGACCGGTCAACTTGAAGAAATGCCTGCGGGCGCTGAGCGTCTGCGACGGGGTGGTCACTCAGGTCAGCGATCAGGAGATTTTAGACGCCAAAGCGCAGGTGGGGTCGGGCGGTCTGGGCTGCGAACCGGCCAGCGCGGCCAGCGTCGCCGGAGCTCGAAGGCTGCGTCGCGAAGGGATCATCGCCCCGTCCGACCAAGTGGTGTGCGTGCTGACCGGCCACCAACTCAAAGACCCCAACGCCACCGTCGCCTATCACTCCGGCGACCGCGACCTGTTCGATCATGTGTTGGGCAAGCGCGGCGTACTGCGGGCGGGATTCGCCAATCGCCCCGTGGTCGTCCCCAATGATCTCGATGACATTATTCGTTCGATCGCGTTGTATTCGGCTGACGCTGGACCTGACTCCGCGCGGAGGGAGGGGGAGGCTGACTAG
- a CDS encoding sensor histidine kinase, translated as MEAIVVKTRWFGIIAGLVLVETREGLASPAALWAILLLGAAFAALDTWHHLHGRVFLRHWPRFVALMEAAFIGLLCYFDTGLTSPFQYYYILSLICCAFRYPPGYSWLTFGFDCLSLAVLGWVLRADRDVAGASLPLMVALLAWVTWTSSSLADLLKRTSAQLKRLNHDLERHRDQLEQRVAERTAALRQAQARTLHQEKMAAFGLLAAGIAHEVGNPLTAISSLIQMLRRKHDDPATAEKLDLIGNQVIRIQTILRELVGFSRPASTLETPVQLREVVADALSIAKYYHQFKNRIIETDLPDDLPRVRAVKDKLVQVVLNLTMNALDATGKGGRILWSARVVAEGDATGSQASGLVLRVDDDGPGVPQAEIPLLFEAHHTTKRQGTGLGLFVCRGIVEELGGTITYEPGSLGGAGFVVRLPSERLERAEASRFPPLDSSGSMSTPALPTTAGAS; from the coding sequence ATGGAGGCGATCGTTGTCAAGACCCGCTGGTTCGGCATCATCGCCGGGTTGGTGCTAGTCGAAACCCGCGAGGGACTTGCCTCACCTGCAGCGCTCTGGGCCATTTTGCTGCTGGGAGCGGCCTTCGCTGCCCTGGACACCTGGCATCACCTCCACGGCCGGGTCTTCCTCCGCCACTGGCCCCGGTTCGTCGCGCTAATGGAAGCCGCCTTCATCGGCCTCCTCTGCTACTTCGACACCGGGCTAACCAGCCCGTTTCAATATTACTATATTCTTTCACTGATTTGCTGTGCGTTCCGTTACCCGCCCGGTTACTCCTGGCTGACCTTCGGCTTCGACTGCCTAAGCCTGGCGGTGTTGGGCTGGGTCTTGCGGGCCGACCGGGACGTAGCTGGAGCGTCGCTGCCGCTGATGGTCGCGCTTCTGGCCTGGGTCACCTGGACCAGTTCCTCCCTGGCAGATTTGCTCAAACGAACCAGCGCTCAACTCAAGCGGCTCAACCACGACCTCGAACGTCACCGCGACCAACTGGAACAACGCGTGGCCGAACGCACCGCCGCGCTTCGTCAGGCCCAGGCCCGCACCCTACACCAAGAGAAAATGGCCGCTTTCGGACTCCTCGCCGCCGGCATCGCCCACGAAGTTGGCAACCCGTTGACCGCCATTTCCTCACTCATCCAAATGTTGCGGCGCAAGCACGACGACCCTGCGACCGCTGAAAAACTCGACCTCATCGGCAATCAGGTGATCCGAATCCAAACGATCCTCCGCGAGTTGGTTGGCTTCTCCCGACCAGCCTCGACTCTGGAAACCCCGGTCCAGCTTCGCGAGGTGGTCGCCGACGCGCTGAGCATCGCAAAATATTACCACCAGTTTAAAAATCGTATCATTGAGACCGATCTGCCCGACGACTTGCCTCGAGTGCGAGCGGTCAAGGACAAACTGGTGCAGGTCGTTCTCAACCTGACGATGAACGCGCTGGACGCCACTGGCAAAGGTGGACGCATCCTCTGGAGCGCCCGCGTGGTGGCGGAGGGCGATGCCACGGGTTCCCAAGCGTCGGGACTGGTGTTGCGGGTTGATGACGATGGACCTGGTGTGCCTCAGGCCGAGATTCCCCTGTTGTTCGAGGCCCACCACACCACTAAGCGCCAGGGGACCGGCTTGGGATTATTCGTCTGTCGGGGCATCGTTGAAGAACTCGGCGGCACCATCACTTATGAACCGGGATCCCTGGGCGGAGCCGGGTTCGTGGTCAGGTTGCCTTCCGAGCGTCTCGAACGAGCCGAAGCCTCCCGTTTCCCCCCGCTCGACTCATCTGGTTCGATGTCCACGCCGGCGCTTCCCACGACGGCGGGGGCGTCTTGA
- the rny gene encoding ribonuclease Y: MFSWMSVFLAIGQFAYFVVAVFTAYYVLSKLGMPTVQTLAREIQEDAQRRAAAILRDAELEARSLMIQRREEIETELDERRQALKEREADLDRRSEQLDRRLEKVRDLELEAEALRQRARGWVEELEDKERELEELRLARVAALRRVAQLTVEEARQLALEEVQRELDEELLDLTMRHERRLRDELRQQATRILGIALQRYAAGHVTESTMALIDLPSDEVKGRIIGRDGRNIRAFERATGVDVVVDDTPGVVMLTSFDPIRREIARRSLEILIGEGRIQPGRIEEVVTETREALQRGLVEEGRDALTEAGLADHGPTPADPLLEYLGRLKYRISFSQNVLGHSIEVARLCGLIAGELGLDGLLARRCGLFHDLGKAVGPEVEGGHTVAGADLLRRYGEAPEVIHAALGHHDPVCADHPLTAIVAAADALSAARPGARRDTLDRHLRRLEELETVALGFEGVDQAFAVRAGRELRVLVDARAVDDSRAAALCRDIARALREQVATGEIRVVLLREQRFVEIARPGTIASPGHDGLA; the protein is encoded by the coding sequence GTGTTTTCGTGGATGTCGGTTTTTTTGGCGATTGGTCAATTCGCCTACTTCGTGGTGGCCGTGTTCACCGCCTACTACGTTCTCTCGAAGTTGGGCATGCCCACAGTCCAAACCCTGGCCCGCGAGATCCAGGAGGACGCCCAGCGCCGGGCCGCGGCCATTTTGCGCGACGCCGAACTCGAAGCGCGGAGCTTGATGATTCAACGGCGCGAGGAGATCGAAACCGAACTGGACGAGCGCCGACAAGCCCTCAAGGAACGCGAAGCCGACCTGGACCGTCGTTCCGAACAACTCGACCGTCGCTTGGAAAAGGTACGCGACCTGGAACTGGAGGCCGAAGCGCTGAGGCAACGGGCGCGGGGTTGGGTCGAGGAACTGGAGGACAAGGAGCGGGAACTCGAGGAGTTGCGGCTGGCTCGTGTCGCGGCTTTGCGGCGGGTGGCGCAGTTGACAGTGGAGGAGGCCCGACAGCTGGCGCTAGAGGAGGTCCAGCGGGAACTCGACGAGGAATTGCTCGACTTAACCATGCGTCATGAGCGCCGCTTGCGCGACGAACTGCGTCAGCAGGCAACGCGGATTCTAGGGATCGCCTTGCAGAGATACGCCGCAGGCCATGTGACCGAATCGACTATGGCCCTGATCGACCTGCCGAGCGATGAGGTAAAGGGGCGGATCATTGGTCGGGACGGACGCAACATTCGAGCCTTCGAGCGCGCCACCGGAGTGGATGTGGTGGTGGATGACACCCCCGGCGTGGTCATGCTCACTAGCTTTGACCCGATCCGCCGCGAGATCGCCCGCCGCAGTTTGGAGATCCTCATTGGCGAAGGGCGCATCCAGCCCGGGCGAATCGAGGAGGTGGTGACCGAGACCCGTGAGGCTCTTCAGCGGGGTCTGGTCGAGGAAGGCCGGGACGCTCTGACCGAAGCCGGTTTGGCCGACCACGGCCCCACGCCCGCCGACCCGCTGCTGGAATATCTGGGACGCTTGAAATACCGCATCAGCTTCTCCCAGAACGTGCTGGGCCACTCCATCGAGGTGGCTCGCCTCTGCGGCCTCATTGCCGGCGAACTCGGGTTGGATGGCCTCCTGGCCCGGCGTTGCGGGCTGTTCCACGACCTGGGTAAGGCGGTCGGTCCCGAAGTCGAGGGTGGCCACACCGTCGCCGGGGCTGACTTGCTCAGACGCTACGGCGAAGCCCCCGAAGTGATTCATGCCGCCCTCGGACATCACGACCCCGTGTGCGCCGACCACCCGTTGACCGCGATCGTCGCGGCCGCTGACGCCCTGAGCGCCGCGCGTCCCGGCGCACGACGGGACACCCTCGATCGTCATCTGCGGCGGTTGGAGGAATTGGAAACCGTGGCCTTGGGATTCGAGGGGGTCGATCAGGCGTTCGCGGTTCGGGCCGGCCGGGAACTGCGGGTACTGGTCGACGCCCGCGCCGTGGACGATTCCCGCGCGGCGGCGCTTTGCCGGGACATCGCCCGCGCCCTGAGGGAACAGGTCGCTACCGGCGAAATTCGTGTCGTACTTCTTCGGGAACAACGTTTCGTCGAAATCGCCCGTCCCGGCACCATCGCCTCGCCAGGACATGACGGCCTCGCTTAA
- a CDS encoding AtuA-related protein encodes MSLPRPTPPRALRDLAHARSGDKGNRANVGVLAFDAEGYELLRAHLTPEALASFLKPLGIGEVRRYDLPHLHGFNFVIESGLSGGAGGSLRLDTQGKALAETVLNLPWPPPESARFKS; translated from the coding sequence ATGTCTCTCCCCCGACCTACTCCCCCCCGCGCCTTGCGCGACCTGGCCCACGCGCGTTCCGGCGACAAGGGCAACCGGGCCAACGTCGGCGTGTTGGCGTTCGACGCCGAAGGATATGAACTGTTGCGCGCCCATCTAACCCCCGAGGCGCTCGCCTCCTTCCTCAAACCGTTGGGGATCGGAGAGGTTCGCCGCTACGATCTGCCCCATCTGCACGGGTTCAACTTCGTCATCGAGTCCGGCCTCTCCGGCGGCGCGGGCGGCTCGTTGCGGCTGGACACCCAGGGCAAAGCGTTGGCCGAAACCGTCCTCAATCTCCCGTGGCCGCCCCCGGAAAGCGCGCGGTTCAAGTCGTGA